A portion of the Cellulophaga algicola DSM 14237 genome contains these proteins:
- a CDS encoding pyridoxamine 5'-phosphate oxidase family protein: protein MMDISVSESITILRDNYKGHLAYISDDKPYVIPITYFFDPEDNSIISYTAAGHKIDAMRKNAAVSIVVEQIESMVNWESAQVHGTFEELEGSSAKQKLHLFTEGIKDIIKQKEHKSVEFINEFSSKSYTRGNPIVYKINILEVTGKRRET, encoded by the coding sequence ATGATGGACATATCAGTTAGTGAAAGCATTACTATTCTTAGAGATAATTACAAAGGCCATCTTGCCTATATTTCAGATGACAAACCTTATGTGATTCCGATTACCTATTTTTTTGATCCTGAAGATAATAGCATTATAAGTTATACTGCAGCGGGGCACAAAATAGATGCCATGCGAAAAAACGCTGCAGTTTCTATCGTTGTGGAACAAATAGAATCTATGGTGAACTGGGAATCTGCACAAGTACATGGAACTTTTGAGGAACTTGAAGGAAGTTCTGCTAAGCAAAAACTACACCTATTTACAGAAGGCATAAAAGATATCATAAAACAAAAAGAACATAAAAGTGTGGAGTTTATCAATGAATTTTCAAGCAAATCATACACTAGAGGAAATCCTATTGTTTATAAAATCAATATTCTTGAAGTTACAGGTAAGCGTCGTGAAACCTAG
- the eno gene encoding phosphopyruvate hydratase, with protein sequence MNSKITSISALEILDSRGNPTLRAYVTLDDGTKTSASVPSGASTGLNEALELRDDEKRYNGKGVQKAVENVNKKIATALTGMHAVDQKAIDYTMIELDGTENKSKLGANAILGVSMAVAKAAAVSSNLPLYRYLGGSNTLRIPVPCMNILNGGEHADNSVDFQEFMLVPHGAPNFKEGLRYVAETFHVLKKILKDKGLATSVGDEGGFAPNCASNEIAIEFIIKAIEQAGYQSGKDLSIAIDSAANSFSPNLDDKYDLTKSGAGKMTTDQLIDLSGEWLKKYPIISWEDPLSEGDWDGFSKFTKKFGDKIEVVGDDIFVTNRKYISRGISEKTANSALIKLNQIGSVTETIEAVQMCREAGWRYFLSHRSGETEDTFLADFAVAMDGGHLKAGSACRGERVSKYNRLLEIEHELKGRAEYRWK encoded by the coding sequence ATGAATTCAAAAATCACATCAATTTCGGCTCTCGAGATATTAGACTCTCGAGGAAATCCTACACTACGTGCGTATGTAACTTTAGACGATGGCACCAAAACTTCTGCCTCAGTACCCTCAGGAGCATCAACCGGTCTGAACGAAGCGTTAGAACTTCGTGATGATGAAAAACGCTACAATGGAAAAGGCGTTCAAAAGGCCGTAGAAAACGTTAATAAAAAGATAGCTACAGCCTTAACAGGAATGCATGCAGTTGACCAAAAAGCTATTGATTACACTATGATTGAGCTAGATGGTACCGAAAATAAATCTAAGCTTGGTGCTAATGCCATTTTAGGCGTTTCTATGGCGGTTGCTAAAGCAGCAGCCGTGTCATCTAACCTTCCGTTATATCGTTATTTGGGAGGGTCCAATACCTTACGTATTCCCGTGCCTTGCATGAATATACTTAATGGTGGCGAACATGCAGATAATAGTGTAGACTTTCAAGAATTCATGCTAGTACCACACGGAGCTCCAAATTTTAAGGAAGGGCTTCGTTATGTTGCAGAAACTTTTCATGTACTCAAAAAAATATTGAAAGATAAAGGCCTTGCAACCAGTGTTGGTGATGAAGGCGGGTTCGCTCCCAATTGCGCAAGCAATGAAATTGCCATAGAATTTATTATCAAAGCTATTGAACAAGCAGGATACCAATCTGGTAAGGATTTATCTATTGCTATTGATAGTGCTGCCAATTCCTTTTCTCCAAATTTGGACGACAAGTATGACCTTACCAAGTCTGGTGCTGGTAAAATGACAACTGATCAGCTTATTGACCTGTCTGGTGAATGGTTAAAAAAATATCCTATTATCTCTTGGGAAGATCCACTTTCTGAAGGTGATTGGGACGGGTTTTCAAAATTCACTAAGAAATTCGGGGATAAAATAGAAGTGGTAGGCGATGACATTTTTGTTACCAATAGAAAATATATCAGCAGAGGCATCAGTGAAAAAACTGCTAATTCGGCTCTTATCAAACTAAACCAGATTGGGTCAGTTACAGAAACGATAGAAGCGGTGCAAATGTGCCGTGAAGCTGGGTGGCGCTATTTTTTATCGCACCGCTCAGGGGAAACCGAAGATACTTTTTTAGCCGATTTTGCTGTGGCTATGGATGGTGGTCATTTAAAAGCAGGTTCAGCTTGCAGAGGCGAAAGGGTTTCCAAATACAACCGTTTGTTGGAAATAGAACACGAGCTTAAAGGACGCGCAGAATATCGTTGGAAATAG